From Methylomonas sp. EFPC3, a single genomic window includes:
- a CDS encoding EAL domain-containing protein: MTKSFIRLATVFAVSFNAAALAAGQAPEPVTLQLKWFHQFQFAGYYAALEQGYYAEEGLQVEIRERDPAQDFVEQVVSGQADYGIGDSGLVVRYANGKPIVALAAIFQHDALALFSKQSSGILSPYEMSGKRVMYDLAGENNAQIRALLAEAHLDETRLQKVAHNFADSDLIRNKVDVMAGYVTDLPFGLRQKGIKFNLISPQNYGIDFYGDILFTSQAELEKHPGRSEAFRRASLKGWQYALEHPDAVIELIRSKYHSKLSRGQLRFEAEETRKRIQADTIPLGQIEAARLQRVAEIFSNLKSMPSLNPKQLDGFILSGGRLNGISLTEAERIWLNKHPTIRLGVERNLPPYETLDAAGRYTGAVPDFLQLIEKRLGIQFVPVQNKTWQEILEMVERGELDAVSAALKTPEREQYLSFTEPYLSMPAVVIGNKFHGFITSLHMLAGRRIAVEQGYFVQELLKRDDPNLQLTVAASVNDCLRLLDEGKVDAYIGDAASASFIIKQQGLSNLRILGQTGYVGESRLAVTKAHPELLSLLEKALAAIEPTERDKITNRWLGIQADTGADLKTLAKPALALLLALLFCFYWVYRLRREIRARKTSEADLARLYTNMSLGFALHQVIRDPGGKIVDYRYLDINPAFEKMTGLGRENWIGKTVKQVLPQTEAAWINSFDGLDISGEPKHFENHVAQIDRWYAIDSYKAGHDRFVVLVQDITERKQTELALKQSEERFRISQFYGGVGIWESDLQTNRQFWSEIVTSELGFPVKDIHTWADFLAVVYPEDRPLLIEATRRHIETGAKYEVEYRIQGNGGERRWMRSVGQAERDASGKPVRMRGIVQDISERKKAEEKLRLSARVFSDAHEGIMITDVDALIIDVNTAFSEITGYSRDEAIGRNPRFLKSGRQSNEFYAQMWQTLSQNGHWRGEIWNRRKNGDLYAELLTVSALRDESGAIINYIGLFSDITETKKQQQELEVLAHFDPLTQLPNRALFADRFAQAIAHSKRADSLLALCYLDLDGFKQVNDHFGHETGDQLLIEVAKRIKMNLREGDTVCRLGGDEFALLFENLQSIQQCEDTLSRIHQALAEPFELVERHVRIAASSGVTVYPLDMEDPDILLRHADQAMYQAKLEGRNRFKLYEHLPQPSSGYSQRPSRLEQALAEVGQALAQNQFRLYYQPKVNLKSGEIVGMEALIRWRHPERGLLPPAEFLPIIENTPLEIDVSNWVLRQAFIQLQSWREQGLNQQISVNVSPRHLQWPDFIKNLETLLAEFPQLSSRQLELEVLESSVLEDLISVGEVLKQCYHELGIPCALDDFGTGYSSLAHLRHLTINTVKIDQSFVRDMIDDPDDMAIVESVIALAKAFKREAVAEGVEDLEHGVFLIDLGCSVAQGYGIARPMPADAVLGWVANYRHPPAWSRCAGAERSAWHRQLELLKLQQQYWLRRLEQCLHGEAIDIKPRWPVATAKKSHLGRWLERQKNERNVDRQLLEQLERAQQQQHRLAQLMWRNRQEGRNAEAAEQFKQLLEVNLEIVQLLEHCELSF; this comes from the coding sequence ATGACAAAAAGCTTTATTCGGCTGGCAACGGTTTTTGCCGTGTCGTTCAATGCCGCAGCCCTCGCTGCCGGGCAGGCGCCGGAGCCGGTAACACTGCAGCTTAAGTGGTTTCATCAGTTTCAATTCGCCGGCTATTACGCCGCGCTCGAACAAGGCTACTATGCCGAGGAAGGCTTGCAGGTCGAGATCCGTGAACGCGATCCTGCGCAGGATTTCGTCGAACAAGTCGTTTCCGGCCAAGCCGATTACGGCATCGGCGATTCCGGCTTGGTCGTCCGGTACGCCAACGGCAAACCGATTGTCGCCTTGGCGGCCATCTTCCAGCACGACGCCCTGGCGTTGTTCAGCAAGCAATCTTCCGGCATCCTCAGCCCCTATGAAATGTCCGGCAAAAGAGTCATGTACGATCTGGCCGGCGAAAACAACGCCCAAATCCGCGCGCTGTTGGCCGAGGCCCATCTCGACGAAACCCGGCTTCAAAAAGTAGCCCACAACTTTGCCGACTCGGACTTGATCCGCAATAAAGTCGATGTGATGGCCGGCTACGTCACTGACCTGCCCTTTGGCTTGCGCCAAAAAGGGATCAAATTCAATCTGATCTCACCGCAGAACTACGGCATCGATTTTTACGGCGACATCCTGTTTACCAGTCAGGCCGAACTGGAAAAGCATCCCGGCCGCAGCGAGGCGTTTCGCCGCGCCAGTTTGAAAGGCTGGCAATATGCACTGGAGCATCCGGACGCCGTTATCGAACTAATCCGCAGCAAATACCACAGTAAGCTCAGCCGCGGACAACTCCGGTTCGAAGCCGAGGAAACCCGCAAACGGATTCAAGCCGACACGATTCCGCTCGGCCAAATCGAGGCGGCACGGCTCCAGCGGGTTGCGGAAATATTCTCCAATCTGAAATCAATGCCCAGCTTGAATCCGAAACAGCTGGACGGCTTCATTCTGAGCGGCGGCCGCTTGAACGGCATATCCTTGACCGAGGCCGAACGCATCTGGCTGAACAAGCATCCGACGATTCGGCTCGGCGTCGAGCGGAACTTACCACCCTATGAAACCCTGGACGCCGCAGGCCGCTACACCGGCGCTGTCCCGGATTTTCTGCAATTGATCGAAAAGCGGTTGGGTATCCAGTTCGTCCCGGTGCAGAACAAGACCTGGCAGGAGATACTCGAAATGGTCGAGCGCGGCGAACTCGACGCCGTCTCCGCAGCGCTTAAGACGCCGGAACGCGAACAATATCTATCCTTCACCGAGCCCTATCTGTCGATGCCGGCCGTCGTTATCGGCAACAAATTCCACGGCTTCATTACGTCGCTGCATATGTTGGCCGGACGGCGGATCGCCGTCGAACAGGGCTATTTCGTCCAGGAGTTGCTTAAACGCGACGATCCGAACTTGCAACTGACGGTTGCCGCTTCGGTAAATGACTGCCTGCGACTATTGGACGAGGGCAAAGTTGACGCATACATCGGCGATGCCGCTTCCGCCAGCTTCATCATCAAACAACAAGGTCTGTCCAACCTGCGCATCCTCGGCCAGACCGGCTACGTCGGCGAAAGTCGGCTGGCTGTGACCAAAGCTCACCCGGAATTGTTGAGTTTGCTGGAAAAAGCTTTGGCGGCGATCGAGCCAACCGAACGCGACAAGATCACCAACCGCTGGCTGGGCATCCAGGCCGACACCGGCGCCGACCTGAAAACCTTGGCCAAACCGGCGCTCGCCTTGCTATTGGCTTTGCTGTTCTGCTTTTACTGGGTTTACCGCTTACGCCGCGAGATCCGGGCCCGCAAAACCAGCGAAGCCGATCTGGCGCGCTTGTACACCAACATGTCTCTCGGATTTGCGCTGCACCAGGTGATTCGCGATCCCGGCGGCAAAATCGTCGACTACCGTTACCTGGACATTAATCCCGCTTTCGAAAAAATGACCGGCCTTGGCCGCGAAAATTGGATCGGCAAGACTGTCAAACAGGTGTTGCCGCAAACCGAAGCGGCCTGGATCAACAGTTTCGACGGCCTGGACATCAGCGGCGAACCGAAACACTTCGAAAACCATGTGGCGCAGATCGACCGCTGGTACGCCATCGACAGCTACAAAGCCGGTCACGACCGCTTCGTCGTCCTGGTGCAAGATATTACCGAACGCAAGCAAACCGAACTGGCACTGAAGCAAAGCGAAGAGCGGTTTCGTATCAGCCAGTTCTACGGCGGCGTCGGCATTTGGGAATCGGATTTGCAAACCAACCGCCAGTTCTGGTCCGAGATCGTCACCTCCGAATTGGGTTTTCCGGTCAAAGACATTCATACCTGGGCCGATTTTCTGGCCGTGGTTTACCCGGAAGACCGGCCTTTATTGATTGAAGCGACGCGACGCCATATCGAAACCGGTGCCAAATACGAGGTGGAGTACCGGATTCAAGGTAACGGCGGCGAGCGGCGCTGGATGCGCTCGGTGGGTCAGGCCGAACGCGACGCTTCCGGCAAACCGGTGCGGATGCGCGGTATCGTCCAGGATATCAGCGAACGTAAAAAGGCCGAGGAAAAACTGCGGCTGTCGGCGCGGGTATTTTCCGATGCCCACGAAGGCATCATGATTACCGATGTCGATGCGTTGATCATCGACGTCAACACCGCGTTCAGCGAAATCACCGGCTACAGCCGCGACGAAGCGATCGGCCGGAATCCGCGGTTTCTCAAATCCGGCCGCCAGTCCAACGAGTTTTATGCGCAGATGTGGCAAACCCTGAGCCAAAACGGCCATTGGCGCGGCGAAATCTGGAACCGGCGCAAAAACGGCGACTTGTACGCCGAGCTGCTGACGGTCTCGGCATTGCGCGACGAATCCGGCGCCATCATCAATTACATTGGCTTGTTTTCCGACATCACCGAAACCAAAAAGCAACAGCAGGAACTGGAAGTACTGGCGCATTTCGATCCGTTAACCCAGTTACCGAACCGCGCGCTGTTTGCCGACCGATTTGCCCAGGCTATCGCCCACAGCAAGCGCGCCGACTCGCTGTTGGCGTTGTGTTACCTGGATCTGGACGGCTTCAAGCAGGTCAACGACCATTTCGGCCACGAAACCGGCGACCAGTTGTTGATCGAGGTCGCCAAACGCATCAAGATGAATCTGCGCGAAGGCGACACGGTCTGCCGCCTGGGCGGCGACGAATTCGCCTTGCTGTTCGAGAATCTGCAATCGATCCAACAATGCGAAGACACCCTGAGCCGGATTCACCAGGCCTTGGCCGAGCCGTTCGAATTGGTCGAACGCCACGTCCGTATCGCCGCCAGCAGCGGCGTGACGGTCTACCCGCTGGATATGGAAGATCCGGACATCCTGCTGCGTCATGCCGACCAGGCCATGTACCAGGCCAAGCTCGAAGGCCGCAACCGCTTCAAATTGTACGAACATCTGCCGCAGCCGAGCAGCGGCTACAGCCAACGCCCCAGCCGACTGGAACAGGCTTTGGCCGAAGTCGGCCAAGCCTTGGCCCAAAATCAGTTCCGCCTGTATTACCAGCCCAAGGTCAATTTAAAATCGGGCGAGATCGTCGGCATGGAAGCGTTGATTCGCTGGCGCCACCCAGAGCGCGGCCTGTTGCCGCCGGCCGAATTCCTGCCGATCATCGAAAACACGCCGCTGGAAATCGACGTCAGCAACTGGGTGCTGCGCCAGGCCTTTATCCAATTGCAAAGCTGGCGTGAACAAGGCTTGAACCAGCAAATCAGCGTCAATGTCTCGCCGCGGCATCTGCAATGGCCGGATTTCATCAAGAATCTGGAGACGCTGCTGGCCGAATTTCCGCAGCTATCGTCCCGGCAACTGGAACTGGAAGTGCTGGAAAGCAGCGTGTTGGAAGATTTGATTTCGGTCGGCGAAGTGTTGAAGCAGTGCTACCACGAATTGGGCATACCCTGCGCGCTGGACGATTTCGGCACCGGCTATTCATCGCTGGCCCACCTGCGCCACCTGACCATCAACACCGTCAAAATCGACCAGAGCTTCGTCCGCGACATGATCGACGATCCGGACGACATGGCCATCGTCGAGAGCGTGATCGCACTCGCCAAAGCCTTTAAACGCGAGGCGGTGGCGGAAGGCGTCGAAGACCTCGAACACGGCGTGTTTCTGATCGACTTGGGCTGCAGCGTCGCCCAAGGCTACGGCATTGCCCGGCCGATGCCGGCCGACGCCGTGTTGGGCTGGGTCGCCAATTACCGCCATCCGCCGGCCTGGAGCCGTTGTGCCGGAGCCGAGCGCAGCGCCTGGCACAGACAGTTGGAATTGCTGAAATTGCAACAGCAATACTGGTTGCGCCGGCTGGAGCAATGCCTGCACGGCGAAGCTATCGACATCAAACCGCGCTGGCCGGTTGCCACGGCCAAAAAATCGCACCTCGGCCGCTGGCTGGAGCGGCAGAAAAACGAACGCAACGTCGATCGGCAATTGCTGGAGCAGCTGGAGCGCGCGCAACAGCAGCAACACCGGCTGGCGCAATTGATGTGGCGTAACCGGCAAGAGGGCCGCAACGCGGAAGCTGCCGAGCAGTTTAAACAGCTATTGGAAGTGAATCTGGAGATCGTCCAGTTACTGGAGCATTGCGAACTATCGTTCTGA